Sequence from the Nocardioides exalbidus genome:
GGCGTGGTCACCCTCGCGGCCGCGCTCACGATCGGCCCCGAGGTCGACGAGCGCACGCTCCTGATCACCGTGGCCTTCGTCGTGGCCGTGGCCTCGCTCCTCCTCTACGGCGGCACCCTCCCGCTCGTCATCCGGTGGCTCGGCGTGACCGGCACCGACCCGACCAAGCAGCGCGACGAGGTGGTCGACCTCTTCGGCGACATCACCAGCACGGCCGTCACGGCACTCGGTCCGCTCGACCAGATCGTCATCGACGGACAGAGGATCGACCCCGACGTCGCCGAGCAGTCACTGTCGTGGCTCGACCGCATCGAGGAGCGACGGGCCGACGCCACGCCCGAGGCGCTCACGCAGGCGACCCAGCGGGTGCTCCTGCACCGTGAGTTCATCGCGCTGATGCGCGACGCGCTGCACGAGGAGCGCGCGATCGGCGCCTACAGCACCGGGGCGCTCACCATGGCGTCGTCGATGATCGACGCCCAGGAGCTGCGGCTCGAGAGGTGAGCCACCGGGCGCGCCGGGATCAGCGACGCAGCTCGCACTGCCGCAGCTCCTCACCGCCGAGGCATCGGTCGCGCCCGGCACCGCCGACGAGCTGGTCGCGACCCGGACCACCGACGAGGAGGTCGTCCCGCCTGCCGCCGATGAGGACGTCGCGACCACCGCGGCCGTACGCCGTGATCTGCAGGCCTCCGCCCACCGAGACGCTGTCGCGCCCCGGGCCGCCGAGGTAGCGCAGGGACGCGCGACCCGCGGAGAACCGCAGGTCCTCGACCTTCGTGTAGCGCGCCCGCTTCGCACCGGAGACCATGACCTGCTTGCGCGGCACGTCGACGACGTACTGCGAGCCGCGCGGGAACTGCGACTTCGGTGCGCGCAGCCGGACGATGTCGTGGCCCGCGCCACCGCTCACGCTGATGGCCTTGCCGCGGCGCAGGACGGCGTCGATCTCGTCGTCGCCCGCACCGCCGTGCACGCTGACGCCGAGCTGCCCGACGAGGTAGTCGTCCCCGGCGCCACCGCCGATGAAGGCGCCGCGGCCGTAGGTCTCGAGGAAGTCCTCGCCCGCGCCTCCGAGGATCCGGTCACGGCCGCCCTCCGGCGAGACCACGATGTCGTCCCCGTCGCCCGCGCGGACCAGGTCGTCGCCGGCTCCGGGCTGGAGGTCGTCGTCGCCACCGAGGGCGTCGATCCGGTCGTCGCCGGCACCACCACGGATGCGGTCGGGGCCGTCGGTGCCGGTGAGCACGTCGTCGTACGCGGATCCGATGATCCCGCCTGAGAAGGCAGGCACGACGATGGTGTCCCCGCCCTCGCCCGTCGCCGTACCGGCGGAGAGATCGACCGTGACCGGGCCGCGGGCACCGGCGAAGGACACCGTGTCGTAGTCGGCGAGACGGTCCACGTAGTCCACGTCGGCCGACTGCGGGTCGTCACCCAGATCGATGACGTCGTCACCGGGACCGGGGACGAGCACGTCGCCGTCGTAGCCGTCGTCCGGGGAGTACTCGCCGTCGAGGCCACCGAACAGGCGGTCGTCGCCCGGCCCCCCGATGAGCTCGTCGGCGTCGCCGAGACCGCAGATCGTGTCGTTCCCCGCGCCGCCGTCGATGGTGTCGCGCCCCTCGGTGCCGAGGATCACGTCGTCGCCCGGGGTGCCGGACGTCGGCACACCCGGGAGCGCGACGATCGTCGGCGCCTTCCCGTCGCACGTCGTCTGGGCCACAGCCGTCCCGGCGGACAGGCCCACGACGGCCAACGGCGTCATGGCGATCGTCAGGACAGCGGCAGCGGTGCGTCGCACGGTGATCTCCTCCGAGGGCGTCGAGCCCCTGGGCGGGGCCGTACCAGTCTGATGCACGGAGAGGTGAGGAAGTTGTGGCGACCGGTCCTAGGTTGGACGCATGTCCCAGATCCCGACGTACGACCTCAACGACGGCACCACGATCCCCGCCATCGGGTTCGGCACCTATCCCCTGCGCGACGAGGACGGCATCGGCTCGATCGCCGGCGCGATCGAGGCCGGCTACCGGCTCGTCGACACAGCCGTGAACTACGGGAACGAGACCGAGGTCGGCGAGGCCATCCGCCGCTCGGGGGTCCCCCGCGACGAGATCCTCGTGGCCAGCAAGATCCCCGGCCGCCACCACGCGTACGACGACGCCATCGCGTCGGTGCGCGAGTCGCTGGGCCGGCTCGGGCTGGAGCGCACCGACCTCCACCTCATCCACTGGCCCAACCCGTCGCAGGGCAAGTACGTCGAGGCGTGGCGCGCGCTCGTCCAGCTGCAGAAGGACGGTCTCGTCCGCTCGATCGGCGTCTCCAACTTCACCGAGGAGCACCTCACCCGGATCATCGACGACACCGGCGTCGTCCCGGCGGTCAACCAGGTCGAGCTGCACCCCCGCTTCCCGCAGGCCCACATGCGCGAGGTGCACGAGCGACTCGGCATCCGCACCGAGGCGTGGAGCCCGATGGGCAAGCGCCGGGCACCGCTCGACGAGGACGCGGTGACCATGGCTGCGGCGGCCCACGACGTCTCGGCCGGGCAGGTCATCCTGCGCTGGCACGTCCAGCTCGGGTCGCTGCCGATCCCCAAGTCCGCCGACCCTTCCCGGCAGGCCGAGAACCTCGACGTCTTCGGCTTCGAGCTCACCGACGACGAGATGGCTGCCATCACCGGGCTCGCGGAGGACGACGGACGGCTCTTCGGCGGCGACCCCGACACCCACGAGGAGATGTGAGGCGGCGCTGGCTAGAGTCACCCGCATGCTGAAGCGACTCGCCACCGTGGCCGCCTGCCTGTCCGTCCTCGCCCTCTCCGCGTGCGGCAACGAGGCCGACAGCGACACCGCGACGGACCCGTCGAGCTCCTCCTCGTCCGACGCGTCCTCGGAGTCGCCCTCGGATTCGCCCTCGGAATCGCCCTCGGACTCGCCCTCGGAGTCCACGTCCGAGCCGGCCGGCGCGACGGCCTCCTGCGAGTACCCCTCCGACGGCCAGGACCCGGCGCGCGACGTCGAGGCGCCGAGCACGGACGCCCCGTCCGAGGGCACGGTCGCCGCAACCATCACCACGAACTTCGGCGACATCGGCCTCACGCTCGACGCCGCCAAGGCGCCGTGCACCGTGAACTCGTTCGTCTCGCTCGCCGAGCAGGGCTTCTACGACGACACCGTCTGCCCGCGCATCGGCGACCAGGACGGTTTCGGCATCCTCCAGTGCGGCGACCCGAGCGGCACCATGTCGGGCGGCCCCGGTTACTCGTTCGCCGACGAGCTCAGCGGTGACGAGACCTACCCGGCCGGCACCCTCGCGATGGCCAACGCGGGCGCCGACACCAACGGCTCGCAGTTCTTCCTCGTCTTCCGCGACTCCCAGTTCACCCCGGACTACACGGTCTTCGGCCAGATCGACGAGCCCGGTCTCGAGGTCCTCCAGGCGATCGCCAAGGAGGGCAACGACGCGTCGAACCCCGCCGGCGGCGGCGCGCCCAACAAGGAGGTCAGCATCGAGAAGGTCACCGTCAGCTGACGCGTCCGCCGAGGAGCGCTCGAGTCAGTCGCTGACCGGCTCGTAGCCGACCTCCGCCCCCAGCTGCACCGTCCGCGAGACCGTGCACAGCCGGTCGCGCGACATCTCGATCGCGCGCTCGAGCCGACCGCGCGCCTTCTCGCCGTCCGGCCCGTCGGGGAAGTCGACGTCGAACGACACCCGGATCCCGGACATGTGGTTGCCGTGATCGTCACTGACCTTGTGGCCCTCGGCGTGCACGTCGAAGGTCGTGCTGCTGGTGCGCTTGTGGGTGATGGCCTCGACGTCGAGGGCACTGCACCCGGCGATGGCGGCCAGCAGGAGCTCCACCGGCGTGAAGTCGGGATCCTCTCCCCCGGTGCCGAAGAACGTCTCCCCTCCCCTGGCGTTGGTGGCCTTGAAGCGGGCGGGGCCGATGCGGGTGAGCTCCACGCTGCGCACGGTGTCGTCAGTCATGCGCCCACCCTGCCAGAGGCGATCGCGGGTCTATCCTCCTCGTGAGGGACGTTCGATCTGGGGGAACCACTCATGTCTCGGAAGACCGCTCTGCTCGCGGTAGGCGTCCTGTGCGTCGGTCTCGTCGCCGGCCCGGCCCACGCGCTCACGGACCGCTGGGCGGCCTGGGCGCCCGTCCAGGGCACGGCCAACGCCTACCGCACGACCATGACCCAGCAGTCGCCCGGCTTCCCGCCGGCGACGGTCGTCTCGGACTCACGGGCCCCGGTGTCGCTCCCCGCCGGCACCAGCACGTTCCTCGGCCCAGCGACCCCGCCGGGCGCGAAGTACGGCACCAGCAGCGGCAGCGCCTACCTGCTGCTCCGCCCGAAGGCGGACACCGCCACGACGCCGTCCACGACGACGTACACCTTCGCGGCGCCGACGCCCGACACCGGCTGGGCCTTCGTCCTCGGCGACGTCGACGCGGACGCCGTACGCGTGACGGCGACCGACGCGAGCGGTGCGGCCGTGCCGGCCGCCGAGGTCGACAGCTGGTACCGCGGCGCCTTCAACTACGCCGGTGGCACCGACCTGCCCACGTGGAGCGCGGCCACGTCGACGCTGACCGGCAACGCCGCCGCCACGGACACCGACGGGGCCAGCGGCTGGTTCGAGCCCGACATCCGGATCTCCAGCCTCACCCTGACCTTCACCCGGCGCGCCGGCTTCCCCGTCTACCAGACCTGGTTCGTCAGCCGCGCCCGGCCGATCGGAGGGACGGTCGACGACGTGTCGGGCACCGGGTCGTGCGCGCCGACGCAGGCGACGATGACGCTCGTCTCGCCGTTCGGCGACGAGCTCGCCACGACCACCCCGGCGGCCAACGGCACCTACTCGTTCGGGGAGTACGCCACCCAGGCCGGCTACGTCGTCCGCCTCGACGTCCCGGCCTCGTGCGCGATCGTCGGTCCGGCCGAGCTGACGGTGTCCAACCGTGGCAACGACAACGACCCGGCCTCACGCGCGGACTTCGAGGTGCGCCAGATCGTCCCGCAGGCGATCAGCGGAGTCGTGACGGACGGCGCCGGGCCGGTCGCCGGCGTCGTCGTCACCCTGACCGCACCGGGCGGGGGCACCACGTCGACCACGACCCGCGCCGACGGGAGCTACCTGTTCGACGACAACGCGATCGGCACGGGCTACACGGTCTCGATCGCGGTGCCCGCCGGCTACTCGGCGGGACCGGGCGGCACCTCCATCACCGGCATCGACGTCGCCACCCAGCCCGTCACCGGCCAGGACTTCCAGGTCGTCGCCCTGCCGTCGGTCTCCGGGACCGTGTCCGGCGGCGGAGTCGGCCTCGGAGGTGTGCAGGTGGTCCTGACCCCGGCCGGAGGCGGGACGCCCATCACCGTCGCGACGGAGGGCGACGGGACCTACGTCCTCGACGCGGTGCCGCCGGGCGACTACACGCTCAGCGTCGTCGCCCCCGCCGGCTACACCGCTCCCCCGCCACGCGCCGTCACCGTTCCCTCCGGCGGGCTCACCGACCAGGACGTCGACCTCACCCGACCGGGTGCCGTCGGCGGCACGGTCACCCAGGGAGGTCAGCCCGTCGCCGGCGTGCAGGTGGTCGTCGACGGCCCGACGGGGCAGACGGTCGTGACGACCGACGCCGACGGGCAGTACTTCCTCGACCAGCTCGGACCCGGCACGTGGACCCTCACCGTCCGGCCGCCTGCCGGCACGGTCGTGACGGGGCCTGCGTCCCACACGGTCACGATCACCAGCGAGGGCGAGATCCGCGGCGGCCAGGACTTCGTGCTCGCCCCGGCACCCACCACGCCCCCCACGACCTCGCCGCCCACCACGACCCCGACCGCGACCCCGACCGCGACTCCGACGTCGAGCCCCACGAGCTCGCCGACCGAGTCCCCGACCAGCTCGCCCACCGCGTCACCGACGGACGACGGCTCGGGCGGCGGAGGCGACGGCGGCGCGGTGCTCCCGGACACGGGCGGTCCGTCCGTGTGGCTCGGGGCGGGGAGCCTCGCCCTGGTCCTCGCCGGGCTCGCGCTCGTGGCCGTCGCGCGGCGTCGTACCCGCCGGACGTGAGAACACCCTGCCAGTCAGGAATGACTGGCAGGGTGTCGTGCGCCCGATGTGGGGATCGGGCGCGGAGTCGCGCTGCGTCAGCGGGGGCGACGCGCAGCGCGACGGGCTCGACGCTCGTCGCTGCGGGCGATCTCCACGTCACGCAGGAGGGCACGGTCCTCGTCCGAGTGGGCGCGCGCGTCGACGAGCCTCAGGGCGAGGTGCAGCTGCGGGTTCATGGAGATCTGTCCTTCCGAGGGCTTCCGGCCCTCTGGCGATGAGCGTGATTGGTAAGAGGTAGCCGCTCCTTTGCGGCTCTTACATTCTACGGACGAAGAAGACGTCGGTCCGCATCGGCGACGGGGTGATCTCGGCCACCACCGCGCGGGGCCTACGGCTACCCTCGGGACGTGACCACCGAGCGCACGCGACGTCCCGGCCCGACGGTCCGCACGCGCGTCTCCGAGCACCGCGGCGAGGACCGGATCGACCGCGAGGACCGGCTGATCACCGAGGAGCCGCTCGAGATCCGGGTCCGCGTCGGACGGCTCGAGCCACGCCGCGCCTGGGTCACGATGCGCACGCCCGGTCACGACTTCGAGCTCGCCGCCGGCTGGCTGGTCAACGAGGGCATCACGACTCCCGCCGGGCTCACCCAGGTCGCCTACTGCACCGACGAGGACCTCAATCCCGAGCAGGAGTTCAACGTGGTCACCGTCTCCGTGACCGGTGCCGCCGACCTCCCCCACCGCCACGTCGCCGCGTCGGCCGGGTCGTCGGCGTGCGGCGTGTGCGGCAAGGACAGCGTCTCGGAGGCGCTGGTGACCCGGGCCGCTGCCCCCTGGGCCGGAGCGCGCCCGTCCGCGGACGTCGTACGACGCCTCCCGGACGCGCTGCGCGAACGGCAGTCGCTCTTCACCAAGACCGGCGGCGTGCACGCGGCCGGTCTCGCCGACGCCGACGGCACGCTGCTGGTCGTGCGGGAGGACGTCGGGCGCCACAACGCCGTCGACAAGGTCGTCGGAGCGCGGGTCCTCGCCGGGGACGACCCGGCCGCCGCCTGCCTCGTGCTGAGCGGGCGGGTGGGCTTCGAGCTCGTCCAGAAGGCGGCCGCCAGCGGGATCGGGTCCATCGTCGCCGTGGGCGCGCCGACGAGCCTGGCGGCCCGTCTCGCCGAGGAGGCCGGGATCGCCCTGTGGGGCTTCACCTCGCCGGGTCGGTCCGTCAGCTACTGCTGATCCGCTCGCGTCCCCGGACATCACACCTCCGTGCGGACGGCGCGGTGCCCGGGCGGTGTCGGTGCGTCGTTCTACGGTCGTCCCGTGCGCATCCTCCACACCTCCGACTGGCACCTGGGAAGGTCGTTCCACCGTGAAGACCTCCTGGGCCACCAGGGTGCGTTCGTCGACCACCTGCTCGACGTGGTCGCCGCCGAGGAGGTCGACGTCGTGGTGGTGTCGGGAGACGTCTACGACCGCGCGCTCCCCCACGTCGACGCCGTCGCGCTGGCCGACGAGGCGTTCGCCCGGCTTGCCTCCTCCCGCGCCCGGGTCGTGGTGAGCAGCGGCAACCACGACAGCGCCCAGCGCCTCGGGTTCGGTTCCCGGCTGATGGACGCAGCCGGCGTCTTCGTCCGCACCGACGCGTCCTCCGTCGGGACCCCCGTCGTCCTCGACGACCGCCACGGCCCGGTCGCGATCCACGCCCTCCCCTACCTCGATCCCTCGGCGCTCCTCGAGCCCTGGCAGCTCGGACGCCGCAGCCACGAGGCCGCGCTGTCGGAGGCGATGAGCAGGGTCCGGGCCGACCTGTCCGCGCGGTCCGGTGAGACCCGTTCCGTCGTGCTGGCGCACGCCTTCGTCGCGGGCGCGAGCCCGTCCGAGTCGGAGCGCGACATCAGCGTCGGCGGTGTCTCCCGCGTCGCCACGAGCGTCTTCGACGGCATCGACTACACCGCGCTCGGCCACCTCCACGGGCCCCACGTGCTCGGCCCCGGGCTGCGCTACTCCGGGTCACCCCTGGCCTACTCCTTCTCGGAGGCCGACCAGCAGAAGGGGTCCTGGCTGGTCGAGCTCGGTCCGTCGGGCTTCGTCGACGCCACCTGGGTCGAGGCGCCCGTGCCGCGGCGCCTGTCCCGGCTCATGGGCACGCTCGCCGACCTCCTGCTCGACCCGTCGCTGGACGACCGCGAGGACGACTGGGTCCAGGTCACGCTGACCGACGCCCGCCGTCCGGTGCGGGCGATGGAGCAGCTGCGCCAGCGCTTCCCGCACACCTTGGTGCTCCAGTTCCCGACGGCTGCTCCCGCGCCCGGCGTGCCCGCGCGTCCCGCGGCCGGCACGAGCGACCACGCGATCTCGCTCGACTTCGTCCGCCACGTCCGCGGGACCGCGGCCACCGACGCCGAGTCCGACCTGCTGCAGCAGGCGGTCGACGCGTGCTGCCACGACCCCGACCTCGACGTGCTGGTCCCGGGAGGCAGCACGTGAGGCTGCACCATCTCGAGGTCACCGCCTTCGGGCCGTTCGCCGACCGCACCCGGATCGACTTCGACGCGCTGTCCGACGCAGGGCTCTTCCTGCTCAGCGGCCCCACGGGCGCCGGCAAGTCCAGCGTGCTCGACGCGGTGTGCTTCGCCCTCTACGGCGACGTCCCGGGCGACCGGTCGGTCGCCAAGAGGCTGCGCTCCGACCACGCCGCACCCGACGTCGTCCCGCGGGTGGTCCTCGAGGCCACCCTCTCCGGCCGCCGCTTCCGCATCGACCGCTCGCCCGCGTGGTCGCGGCCCAAGAAGCGTGGCACCGGCACCACGACGGAGCAGGCCCACGTGGTCATCTCCGAGCGTCGCTCCGACGACGCCGGCGCGGCGCAGTGGGTGCCCCTCAGCACGCGCCTGGACGAGACCGGGCACCTCGTCACCCGGCTCGTCGGCATGACCCTCCCCCAGTTCTGC
This genomic interval carries:
- a CDS encoding exonuclease SbcCD subunit D → MRILHTSDWHLGRSFHREDLLGHQGAFVDHLLDVVAAEEVDVVVVSGDVYDRALPHVDAVALADEAFARLASSRARVVVSSGNHDSAQRLGFGSRLMDAAGVFVRTDASSVGTPVVLDDRHGPVAIHALPYLDPSALLEPWQLGRRSHEAALSEAMSRVRADLSARSGETRSVVLAHAFVAGASPSESERDISVGGVSRVATSVFDGIDYTALGHLHGPHVLGPGLRYSGSPLAYSFSEADQQKGSWLVELGPSGFVDATWVEAPVPRRLSRLMGTLADLLLDPSLDDREDDWVQVTLTDARRPVRAMEQLRQRFPHTLVLQFPTAAPAPGVPARPAAGTSDHAISLDFVRHVRGTAATDAESDLLQQAVDACCHDPDLDVLVPGGST
- a CDS encoding aldo/keto reductase, giving the protein MSQIPTYDLNDGTTIPAIGFGTYPLRDEDGIGSIAGAIEAGYRLVDTAVNYGNETEVGEAIRRSGVPRDEILVASKIPGRHHAYDDAIASVRESLGRLGLERTDLHLIHWPNPSQGKYVEAWRALVQLQKDGLVRSIGVSNFTEEHLTRIIDDTGVVPAVNQVELHPRFPQAHMREVHERLGIRTEAWSPMGKRRAPLDEDAVTMAAAAHDVSAGQVILRWHVQLGSLPIPKSADPSRQAENLDVFGFELTDDEMAAITGLAEDDGRLFGGDPDTHEEM
- a CDS encoding OsmC family protein, coding for MTDDTVRSVELTRIGPARFKATNARGGETFFGTGGEDPDFTPVELLLAAIAGCSALDVEAITHKRTSSTTFDVHAEGHKVSDDHGNHMSGIRVSFDVDFPDGPDGEKARGRLERAIEMSRDRLCTVSRTVQLGAEVGYEPVSD
- a CDS encoding peptidylprolyl isomerase; translation: MLKRLATVAACLSVLALSACGNEADSDTATDPSSSSSSDASSESPSDSPSESPSDSPSESTSEPAGATASCEYPSDGQDPARDVEAPSTDAPSEGTVAATITTNFGDIGLTLDAAKAPCTVNSFVSLAEQGFYDDTVCPRIGDQDGFGILQCGDPSGTMSGGPGYSFADELSGDETYPAGTLAMANAGADTNGSQFFLVFRDSQFTPDYTVFGQIDEPGLEVLQAIAKEGNDASNPAGGGAPNKEVSIEKVTVS
- a CDS encoding calcium-binding protein, which translates into the protein MRRTAAAVLTIAMTPLAVVGLSAGTAVAQTTCDGKAPTIVALPGVPTSGTPGDDVILGTEGRDTIDGGAGNDTICGLGDADELIGGPGDDRLFGGLDGEYSPDDGYDGDVLVPGPGDDVIDLGDDPQSADVDYVDRLADYDTVSFAGARGPVTVDLSAGTATGEGGDTIVVPAFSGGIIGSAYDDVLTGTDGPDRIRGGAGDDRIDALGGDDDLQPGAGDDLVRAGDGDDIVVSPEGGRDRILGGAGEDFLETYGRGAFIGGGAGDDYLVGQLGVSVHGGAGDDEIDAVLRRGKAISVSGGAGHDIVRLRAPKSQFPRGSQYVVDVPRKQVMVSGAKRARYTKVEDLRFSAGRASLRYLGGPGRDSVSVGGGLQITAYGRGGRDVLIGGRRDDLLVGGPGRDQLVGGAGRDRCLGGEELRQCELRR
- a CDS encoding formate dehydrogenase accessory sulfurtransferase FdhD; this translates as MTTERTRRPGPTVRTRVSEHRGEDRIDREDRLITEEPLEIRVRVGRLEPRRAWVTMRTPGHDFELAAGWLVNEGITTPAGLTQVAYCTDEDLNPEQEFNVVTVSVTGAADLPHRHVAASAGSSACGVCGKDSVSEALVTRAAAPWAGARPSADVVRRLPDALRERQSLFTKTGGVHAAGLADADGTLLVVREDVGRHNAVDKVVGARVLAGDDPAAACLVLSGRVGFELVQKAAASGIGSIVAVGAPTSLAARLAEEAGIALWGFTSPGRSVSYC
- a CDS encoding MSCRAMM family protein, translating into MSRKTALLAVGVLCVGLVAGPAHALTDRWAAWAPVQGTANAYRTTMTQQSPGFPPATVVSDSRAPVSLPAGTSTFLGPATPPGAKYGTSSGSAYLLLRPKADTATTPSTTTYTFAAPTPDTGWAFVLGDVDADAVRVTATDASGAAVPAAEVDSWYRGAFNYAGGTDLPTWSAATSTLTGNAAATDTDGASGWFEPDIRISSLTLTFTRRAGFPVYQTWFVSRARPIGGTVDDVSGTGSCAPTQATMTLVSPFGDELATTTPAANGTYSFGEYATQAGYVVRLDVPASCAIVGPAELTVSNRGNDNDPASRADFEVRQIVPQAISGVVTDGAGPVAGVVVTLTAPGGGTTSTTTRADGSYLFDDNAIGTGYTVSIAVPAGYSAGPGGTSITGIDVATQPVTGQDFQVVALPSVSGTVSGGGVGLGGVQVVLTPAGGGTPITVATEGDGTYVLDAVPPGDYTLSVVAPAGYTAPPPRAVTVPSGGLTDQDVDLTRPGAVGGTVTQGGQPVAGVQVVVDGPTGQTVVTTDADGQYFLDQLGPGTWTLTVRPPAGTVVTGPASHTVTITSEGEIRGGQDFVLAPAPTTPPTTSPPTTTPTATPTATPTSSPTSSPTESPTSSPTASPTDDGSGGGGDGGAVLPDTGGPSVWLGAGSLALVLAGLALVAVARRRTRRT